CGCCACTCGCCCACTCACCGAGAACGATGTCGCCGTTGCTCAGGCGGACGGCCCCCATCACCCCGTCGAGCAGGTACTCGTCTGATCCGTCTACGGCGCCGATTTCGAGCAGGGGTTCCTCGCTGATCGTCCAGCCTTCACCGGATCCCCACTGGGGAGCCAGTGCGGTGGTGATGGGGATTCCGGCGGAATCGGTCCTGATCGTGGTCCTGGACTCCGAGGGCGAATCGCAGGTGCCCAGTGCGAGAGTCGCGACGCAAAGCAGGACCATGCCGGGCGCTGCGAGCCGCCGCCTGATCGATTCAATCCGGCTGTTGCGTTGACCTCTCTTGACGATCCATCGCTCGACAACCATAGGTCTGAGGCGGAAGTAGGGATGGATGGCCGGGGCTTCGATCCCCGCCCTCTCAATTCACCGCTCGAAACCGCACCCGCGCCACCCGCTGCACACCGAGCGAGTCGGCAGTAACCCCGTACAGGGCGGAGTCGAATACCCGGGGCGTCGGAAAGTCTCGAACCCGGCTCGGCCACCGATACACTGCCACCAGCGTCGTTCCCTCGTAGACGTCGGCCTCGCGCATCGCCGCTCCGTCCGCCGCCGTCTTCTCGATCCACAACCGGCCTGCGGCGTCAAAGAACATGCGTGCCAGCGGAGCCTTGCGGTCGGGAATCCCGAACGGGTGCTCGTCGAGTCCGGCGCGGTCCCGCTCGCGTTCCATCTGGCGTTCTGCCGCAGCCAGCTCGTCCGCGCTCGGTGCCGGTCCCCGGAGCGCGGGACCCTCGATCACGGAAACGGTGCCGTCCGGACCATGGTAGTTGATCGCATACTCCGTGCTCACCGCCTCCGCCCATGTGCCCCCGTTCGCGTGGGCGCGAACCCACCGCGGTCCGAAAGGCGCATGGACGTAGACAATGCCCCGCATGTTCCCCATTTCGAACGGCACCGTCTTCTGGCCGGCTTTCTGCCGCTCCGAATCCGCCATGACCACGGTGTCCACGACCCCGTCGTGACGCAGTCGCAGTCGCGCCTCCAGGCTCACGTCATCGTCGCCTCGCACGGGTCCGACGGCGACCAGCTGGCCCTCCGCGTCGAAGGTGAACGGATCGTTGAGACCGACATGTCCGGGGTTCAGACTTCCGAGCACCCTCCGGTACTCCGCCTTCTCCGACTCCAGCCTGAACACGCTGTACCGAACACTCTCGCGCACCCATAGTTCGCCGTCCGGACCGAACTGCAGACTACTGGGGTCCGACAGCTCGCCGGGACCCTCCCCCGGGCCACCGAAGTGGAACGCGAAATCCCCGTCGGGCTCGAAGACCCGGATCTCGCTCGTATGCCTGTCGGTGACGATCACCCGTCCCCCCTCGTCGGCCACGATGTCCCCGATCGAGGAGAACAGGTAGGGATCCTCCCCGTCGAGTTTGCCGATCTCGAGCTCGATGGTGCCCTCGTAGGTTGGGACTTCCTCCAGGACAACTTCCGAATCCTCCTCCACCGAGCAGGCGGCCGGGATCAGGAAGAACGCCGCCGCAACGGTCGGTCGAGATGGAACCCGCTTCATGTCAATACTCCTTCACTGAATTTACCCGGTTGCACATAAGCCACATCCGTTCGGCGTACGCCCGGTGCCGGAAAATGTTCATCCAAGGAAGGCGAAACACTGTTACCCCGTCCAACGCACGTCATGGATCGCTACCGTGCTGCGATCCATTTCGTCACGCACAATCGTCAGCACTGACTGTCCGCTCACCTGCACCGGCCAGACGTTGGAGGGCAGTCGCAAATGGCCGATGAAGACGCCCTCGGCGTCGAAAACGTCCCAGACTTGATCGTCTTCCGGGACGCCCACCGTCACCCCTTCGGCATCACCAGGCCGCAGGAGCCACACGCCGCCTCTATCCGTGAACAACACGGCATCCCAGGGCCGTCGTCGTGCTTCGGGAATCGGCATGTCGGACAAGTGTCTTTCGTAGAAGCGCACCTGGGATTCGGGAAAGCCGACGCCTCGCAAGAACTCAACGAACTTGGACGCGGAGAAGTCGTCGATCTGGCGAGGCGCTCGATCGATCTCGACCCTGCGCTCGAGACCCGCCGGGCCGTACACCGAATACGACGCCTCCCCGGCGGCATCGGTCACGTAGACCCGGTCGTCCCGGAGCCCCCAAAGTGAACCGCCGGCGTAAGGTGCTGGAAGGACCCCGGTGTACGGCACGACGACCTGCACTCCATCCCGGAAGTACCACAGTGCGCCCGGGGCCTCCCACACCAAAGTAGGGGCCGCACCGTCCAACGGCATCGTCCAGATTCTGACGGTATCCCTGAAGGTCGAGCCGTTTGCCGGTAGGCGCTCCATTACCTGCGGAATCTGGCCAAGAAGGGTCCCAGCTCGGGTCACATGAAGTGGCCGCGGCGAGATGCCGAGGGACGACGGCATCAGTTTGCTGTGCAGGAACTCACCGTTCTCGGAAAAAACCGATAGTCGCCGGTGCTCAGAGTCATACGCGTAGGCACTTCCTTCTCCATCGAACCCGAGGAACGCGCTCCGCCGGAACTCACCGGGGCCGTCGCCTCTCCCACCGATCGTGAACAGATGCGCACCGGAGCCGGGGTCGAATACGCGAATCTCCTGGGCCTGCGAATCCGTGATCCACAGCGATCCATTCCGATGCAATCGAGCGGTGCCGACTCTACCGAAGAGATCCGGGCCTTCTTCCTCGGAACCGAAGACGCGCCCGGCGGGCTGAACGAGTTCCCCGCGAGGCCGCAGCTCATCCGTGTTCCGGACGATCTCGACCCCCGCACTGTCCGCGCGGCCCGGACCGATTGCCTCGCCCCGGTCGGAAACGCCGCACGCTGCCGAGAGCAAGACGACGGCAACGTGAGATCCCCGAAGGGCACAATGTATACCGGACATGACATACTGTAACGTGGATCTTGCATCGCGAACAGGTTGAGCGACGGGGCCCAGTCCGGTTGTATCGCCGGTCGAATGCCGGGAGGTGTTTCTTCCACCGCTAGACTCACCCCATGTCCTTCACCTCTTCCAGGCGGGAACGCCGACTCTGGGTCTGGACGGCGGTCGTCGTGGCGACATCCTGTTCAACGTCGATCCGTTGAAGCTGAACGCCGCTCCCACTATCTTCACCTCCGCCGTGGTGGTTGGCGAGTGCTCGTGGTTCTTCTAGCACCTTGAATCCAAGGCACTTGCCGCCTCACGTCGCCTCGCCTCCAGATCATTCGTGAACAAAGGGGGGCGAAGGAGGGCCGCGTTCGGCCCGGCAACCCTCTTCAGGCGCTATCCTCAATGAGATCTCGAAGAACTTTCGCGACCACCCTTGTCGTCGCCGCGTCGCTGATGCCGATCGCCTCGCCGACCTCGGCTCAGACCGAGGTTCAGTTCCAGTACGGCAACCTTCTCGATCAGTTCTCCAACGAGAGCGCGGGCTCCTGGGTGCTGACCCTCCAGCACGCCTCCTTCTGGAGCCACGGCGACAACTTCTTCTTCGCCGACTTCGTCACCGCACCCGACGACCGCGACCACGACGTTCAGGACGTGTGGATGGAGTGGTATTCGAACTTCAGCCTGGGCTCGATCTTCGGAAGCGGACCCGGCGACGGAGTGATCAGGGACGTCGGATTTCTCCCCGGCATCAACATCGGAGCCGATCCCAACATCCTGCAGATACTCCCCGGCGCGCGCCTCTCGTGGAAGTTGCCGGGCTTCCTCTTCCTAAACACCGATTTCAGCCTGGCCCTGGACAGGAGCGCGGGACTGGCCGGACGCGGGGCCCCGTCGACTGACGCTCGCTTCTTCTTCGACTTGAACGGCACTGCGGTCTTCGGAGGAGGACCGCTCCAGTTCATGCTGTCGGGCCACGCCGAATACGCGGCTTCCACCACCAACGAGCTCGGCGAGGAAGTGCCGTTCTGGGTGCTCGCGCAGCCGCAGCTCACGGTGGACGCGGGTGGGCTGGTGGGCGCGGAAGGCAAACTCTTCCTCGGGGTCGAGTACCAGTACTGGAAGAACAAGCTCGGCAGCCGCAACACGGAGAGCGTACCGCAGTTTCTGGCCATCTGGCGGTTCTGAGCCGGCCGACCCGTACGATGGTGACCCGGGTGTCGGATCCGTGGCCCCGGGACCACCCGCGGATATGGGCCCGGCCGGAGGATCGCGTTAGGTTATCCTGACCCTTCGCCTCCAACCTCAGCCCAAGATGTCCATGCGAAAGATCATGACCGCCGTGACCGCGGCCTGCCTCCTCGCTCCCTCCCTCGCCTTCGGCCAGATGGAGGAGACCTCCCCCCGCGGCGCGAACGAGGGCGACGGCCCTCACGAGCGTCTCATCCTGCGGGGTGTGACGGTGATCGACGGCACCGGCGCCCCTCCCATGGGCCCTGTGGACATCGTGATCGAGGGCGACCGGATCGCCGAGGTGCGTTCGGTCGGCTTCCCCGGCGTGCCGATCAACGAGGGACGGCGGCCCAACGGCGCCACGAGAGAGCTCGACCTCTCCGGCCACTTCGTCATGCCCGGGTTCGTGGACATGCACGCGCATACCGGCGGTTCGGGGAAGGCTCCGCAGCCCGAGTACACCTACAAGCTGTGGATGGCGCACGGGATCACCACCTCCCGCGGCGTCGGCCACGGCCCGATGATGTGGGCGCTCAACGAGAAGGCCCGAGCGGCGCGGAACGAGATCGTGGCGCCGCGCATGTTCGCCTACGCCCGCCCGGGCGAGGGGTGGGACCAAGGTCCCGTCAGGACTCCCGAGGTCGCCCGCGCCTGGGTGCGCTGGGCAGCCGAGCAGGAGGTGGAGGGCCAGAGGATCGACGGCCTCAAGCTCAACGCCTTCGATCCGCCCATCATGGAGGCGCTCATAGACGAAGCGAAGCGGCACGGCCTCGGCACCGTCGCTCACCTGGCGCAGACCGGGCTGGCCCGCATGACGGTGATCGACGCGGCCGAGATCGGCCTCGACATGATGACGCACTACTACGGTCTCATGGAGTCCATGTTGACCGACTATTCGGTCCAGGACTGGCCGCTCGACTACAACTACAACGACGAGCAGCATCGCTTCGGCCAGGTAGGTCGGCTCTGGTTTCAGGCGGCGGAGCCCGGCAGCGAGCAGTGGAACGCTCTCGTCGACCGCTTGGTGGAACTCGGCTTCGGCATCGACCCGACCATGACCATTTACGAGGCGAGCCGCGACGTGATGCGGGCTCGGGAGGCGGAGTGGCACCAGGACTACACTCTGCCCAGCCAGTGGGACTTCTACGCGCCTTCGCGCAGGGCCCACGGTTCGTACTGGTTCTACTGGACGAGCGAGGACGAGTACCACTGGAACAAGTTCTACGAGAAGTGGATGCGCTTCCTGAACGACTTCAAGAACGCAGGCGGCGTGGTGACCACGGGCTCGGACTCGGGTTTCATCTACAAGCTCTACGGCTTCGGCTACATCCGCGAGCTGGAGCTCTTGCGCGAGGCGGGATTCCACCCGATCGAGGTGATCCGGGCCGCCACCTACCACGGCGCTCTCCAGCTTCACAAGCCGAAGGGGCTCGCGGACGAGCTCGACTTCGGACTGCTCCGGCCGGGGCTCAAGGCCGACCTCGTGGTGGTCGACGAGAATCCGCTCCAGAACCTGAAGGTCCTCTACGGCACCGGCGCGGTCAAGCTAAACGACGACACCGGCGAGGTGGAAAGGGTGGGGGGAATCAAGTACACCATCAAGGACGGCATCGTCTACGACGCCAGGCAGCTTCTCGAGGACGTGCGCGAGATGGTGACCCGGGCTAAGGCCTCGACGGCGATAAGCGAGCGTTAGCGGCGGAAGCGGGGCGGCGCGACCGATCGGAGTGGGGCCGGCGGTGCTCGGAGGCAGGGCCCCAGCTTGCGGGAGCTTGGTCCACGCCCCGCCGATCCAGCCGTGAACGTGGCCGAGCTGCGCGCCGACACCCCGGGTTGCGAGAAGCGGATCCACCTCAACAACGCCGGTGCGGCGCTCATGCCCCGTCCGGTGCTGAACGCGGTGACCGACCACTTCAGGCTGGAGGCGGAGCTGGGCGGCTACGAGGCGGCCATAGCCGCTGCCGACGCCGTGGAGGACGCCTATCGGGCCGTGGCCGAGCTCGTGGGAGCGCGGGCCCGCAACGTGGCTTTCACCGAGCACGCCACCTCCGCCTTCGTCGCCGCGTTGTCGTCGATCCGTTTCGGGGCAGGCGACCGCATCGTCGCCACCCGGGCGGACTACGTCTCGAACCACCTCCAGTTCATCTCGCTGGCGGAGCGTTTCGGGGTAGAAGTCGTGGTCGCGCCCGATCTCCCTGAGGGCGGAGTGGACCCGGACGCCCTCGCCTCCATCGTGCACCGCCAACGCCCCAGGCTGGTGACCGCGACCCATATGCCGACGAGCTCGGGACTGGTCCAGGACGTGGCGGCTGTCGGCCGGATCTGCCGCGCGCGCGGCGTCACCTATCTGGTGGACGCCTGCCAGTCGGTGGGGCAAATGCCCTTGGACGTGGGCGAGATCGGCTGCGATTTCCTCTCGGCCACCGCTCGCAAATTCCTGCGCGGTCCGAGGGGCGCGGGCTTTCTCTACGTCTCGGACCGGGTGCTCGACTCGGGACTCCATCC
The sequence above is a segment of the Gemmatimonadota bacterium genome. Coding sequences within it:
- a CDS encoding nucleoside-binding protein, with protein sequence MRSRRTFATTLVVAASLMPIASPTSAQTEVQFQYGNLLDQFSNESAGSWVLTLQHASFWSHGDNFFFADFVTAPDDRDHDVQDVWMEWYSNFSLGSIFGSGPGDGVIRDVGFLPGINIGADPNILQILPGARLSWKLPGFLFLNTDFSLALDRSAGLAGRGAPSTDARFFFDLNGTAVFGGGPLQFMLSGHAEYAASTTNELGEEVPFWVLAQPQLTVDAGGLVGAEGKLFLGVEYQYWKNKLGSRNTESVPQFLAIWRF
- a CDS encoding amidohydrolase family protein — its product is MRKIMTAVTAACLLAPSLAFGQMEETSPRGANEGDGPHERLILRGVTVIDGTGAPPMGPVDIVIEGDRIAEVRSVGFPGVPINEGRRPNGATRELDLSGHFVMPGFVDMHAHTGGSGKAPQPEYTYKLWMAHGITTSRGVGHGPMMWALNEKARAARNEIVAPRMFAYARPGEGWDQGPVRTPEVARAWVRWAAEQEVEGQRIDGLKLNAFDPPIMEALIDEAKRHGLGTVAHLAQTGLARMTVIDAAEIGLDMMTHYYGLMESMLTDYSVQDWPLDYNYNDEQHRFGQVGRLWFQAAEPGSEQWNALVDRLVELGFGIDPTMTIYEASRDVMRAREAEWHQDYTLPSQWDFYAPSRRAHGSYWFYWTSEDEYHWNKFYEKWMRFLNDFKNAGGVVTTGSDSGFIYKLYGFGYIRELELLREAGFHPIEVIRAATYHGALQLHKPKGLADELDFGLLRPGLKADLVVVDENPLQNLKVLYGTGAVKLNDDTGEVERVGGIKYTIKDGIVYDARQLLEDVREMVTRAKASTAISER
- a CDS encoding aminotransferase class V-fold PLP-dependent enzyme, producing MPRPVLNAVTDHFRLEAELGGYEAAIAAADAVEDAYRAVAELVGARARNVAFTEHATSAFVAALSSIRFGAGDRIVATRADYVSNHLQFISLAERFGVEVVVAPDLPEGGVDPDALASIVHRQRPRLVTATHMPTSSGLVQDVAAVGRICRARGVTYLVDACQSVGQMPLDVGEIGCDFLSATARKFLRGPRGAGFLYVSDRVLDSGLHPLFPDLRGASWIAEDLYQPDPSARRFETWEFAWGLALGMGEAARYALDLGLDRISERVRALSDRLRRMLAELPGVRVLDRGAELSAIVTASVEGREPRELAGALRRAGVNATGQGRADALLDYDAKGVEGALRLSPHCYNTVEELERTVALLSELAGQARTGFDLPQT